Proteins co-encoded in one Bos taurus isolate L1 Dominette 01449 registration number 42190680 breed Hereford chromosome X, ARS-UCD2.0, whole genome shotgun sequence genomic window:
- the SPIN4 gene encoding spindlin-4, producing MSPPTVPPMGVDGVSAYLMKKRHTHRKQRRKPTFLTRRNIVGCRIQHGWKEGNEPVEQWKGTVLEQVSVKPTLYIIKYDGKDSVYGLELHRDKRVLALEILPERVPTPRIDSRLADSLIGKAVGHVFEGEHGTKDEWKGMVLARAPVMDTWFYITYEKDPVLYMYTLLDDYKDGDLRIIPDSNYYFPAAEREPGEVVDSLVGKQVEHAKDDGSKRTGIFIHQVVAKPSVYFIKFDDDIHIYVYGLVKTP from the coding sequence ATGTCGCCCCCAACAGTGCCTCCAATGGGCGTAGATGGCGTGTCCGCATACCTGATGAAGAAAAGGCACACCCACAGGAAGCAGCGGCGCAAGCCCACTTTCCTCACCCGTAGAAACATAGTTGGCTGCCGCATTCAACACGGCTGGAAGGAAGGCAACGAGCCTGTGGAGCAGTGGAAAGGCACCGTGCTTGAGCAGGTTTCCGTGAAGCCCACTCTCTACATCATCAAATATGATGGCAAGGATAGTGTGTATGGGCTAGAACTGCACCGAGATAAGAGAGTTTTAGCGCTAGAGATCCTTCCTGAGAGAGTGCCAACTCCTCGCATTGATTCGCGCCTGGCAGATTCCCTGATTGGCAAGGCAGTAGGTCATGTGTTTGAGGGTGAGCACGGTACGAAAGATGAATGGAAGGGCATGGTCCTGGCACGAGCTCCTGTGATGGACACTTGGTTTTACATCACCTATGAGAAAGATCCAGTCCTttatatgtacacactgctggaTGACTACAAAGATGGTGACCTGCGCATCATTCCAGATTCCAACTACTATTTCCCTGCAGCAGAACGGGAGCCTGGAGAAGTTGTCGACAGCCTTGTGGGCAAGCAGGTGGAGCACGCCAAAGATGATGGGTCCAAGAGAACCGGCATTTTCATCCACCAAGTTGTGGCCAAGCCATCTGTCTACTTCATTAAGTTTGATGATGATATTCACATTTATGTCTATGGTTTGGTGAAAACACCCTAA